The Candidatus Sphingomonas colombiensis genome contains the following window.
GTGGTGTCGAAGCTGTTCAATCAGGTTTCGCCCGACGCCGCCTATTTCGGCGAGAAGGATTACCAGCAATTGCAGGTGATTCGCCGCATGGTCGTCGATCTCGATTTCGATATCGAGGTGGTGGGCGTGCCGACTCAGCGTGATGATGACGGCCTCGCGCTGTCGTCGCGCAATATCTATCTCGACGAAACCGAGCGGCCGAAGGCGGTCGCACTGCCGCGGGTGCTGGGTGTTGCGGCGCGCGCGATCGGGCGTGGTGACGACGTGGCGGCGGCGCTGGCAGAGGCGGAGGCGAACCTCGTCGCGGCGGGCTTCGCGGTCGATTATGTCGCGCTGGTGGATGCGGAGACACTGGAGGCCGATCCAGCCGAAGGGCGCCCGCGCCGGCTGCTCGCCGCCGCGCGGATGGGCGGGACGCGGCTGATCGACAATGTCGCGATCGAGGACGGTCAATAAACGCCCTTAACTGCGTTAACCATTTCTGAAGGGAATGCGCGGCAAACCCCCGGATCGGTTCTTTTGAAACCGAAGGGGGCGATGAGATGGGCAACAGTCTCAAGAGCGCGAATTTTCTGATCGAAA
Protein-coding sequences here:
- the panC gene encoding pantoate--beta-alanine ligase, with the protein product MLTVRDLVALRDALREFRAEGMRVALVPTMGALHPGHIALVEAAKRQGTKVIASIFVNPKQFGPNEDLTRYPRREKADLTMLADAGCDLAWLPAVETMYPDGFATNVSVAGVTEGLDGASRPGHFDGVATVVSKLFNQVSPDAAYFGEKDYQQLQVIRRMVVDLDFDIEVVGVPTQRDDDGLALSSRNIYLDETERPKAVALPRVLGVAARAIGRGDDVAAALAEAEANLVAAGFAVDYVALVDAETLEADPAEGRPRRLLAAARMGGTRLIDNVAIEDGQ